In the genome of Massilibacillus massiliensis, one region contains:
- a CDS encoding LpxI family protein, with translation MDRIGLLAGIGRLPVEFAQAAKKMGFEVFSVALVDGVETDLAENVVKLESISVGQLDAILQFLKQHDITKVTMIGKVTKELMFGGKVEIDERVKKLITSLPDHSDDTLMLAFVRELAMEHITVFDQTALIRSLMVKEGTLTNREPSASEKADMEFGFKMAKAIGGLDIGQTVVVKDLAVIAVEAIEGTDECILRGGKLGCGDVVVAKVAKPKQDVRFDVPAIGVKTIESMCAIGAKALVMEAGKTILVEKAKVLEIANENGITIVAL, from the coding sequence ATGGATAGAATTGGCTTGTTGGCTGGCATCGGCAGACTACCCGTTGAATTTGCGCAAGCAGCAAAAAAAATGGGGTTTGAAGTGTTTTCGGTTGCTTTAGTAGACGGTGTAGAAACAGATTTAGCAGAGAATGTCGTAAAACTGGAATCCATTAGTGTTGGTCAACTTGATGCAATTTTACAGTTTTTAAAACAGCATGATATAACGAAAGTTACAATGATTGGTAAAGTTACAAAAGAATTAATGTTTGGCGGTAAAGTTGAAATTGATGAACGGGTGAAAAAATTAATTACTTCTTTACCGGATCATAGTGATGATACATTAATGCTTGCGTTTGTTCGCGAACTTGCAATGGAACATATTACGGTTTTTGACCAAACCGCATTGATTCGTTCTTTGATGGTAAAAGAAGGAACGCTTACCAATCGTGAACCATCAGCGTCGGAAAAGGCGGATATGGAATTTGGTTTTAAAATGGCCAAAGCAATTGGCGGTCTTGATATTGGACAGACGGTTGTAGTAAAAGATTTAGCAGTTATAGCTGTAGAAGCAATTGAAGGTACAGACGAATGTATTTTGCGCGGTGGTAAACTAGGCTGCGGCGATGTTGTTGTAGCGAAAGTTGCAAAACCAAAGCAAGATGTTCGATTTGATGTACCAGCGATTGGCGTAAAGACAATTGAATCGATGTGTGCAATTGGAGCGAAGGCTTTAGTGATGGAAGCTGGAAAAACAATATTGGTTGAAAAAGCGAAAGTACTTGAAATTGCAAACGAAAATGGAATAACAATTGTCGCTCTGTAA
- the lpxB gene encoding lipid-A-disaccharide synthase, whose translation MCKVMISVGEASGDLHGASIAAELKKIKPDIKLFGMGGKAMRAAGVEITHDFADLNVMGFFEVIKNLPRFFKLRDELVEVMKKEKPDVLLIIDYPDFNIRLAKCAKKLGVPILSYIPPSAWAWRKGRAKSVAKIVDKIASIFPFEAEVYKKAGAEVVFVGHPLVDIVKPSMTKEEAYQHFSADPACPVVLLLPGSRAQEITSLLPVMLEGAEKIQEDHPNCQFFLPVASTISQEMLQNMMKDYKVNVSFVHENIYDLMNIANVGIAASGTVTLEAAILNLPVVVVYKMPSITYFIGKLLVKIPNISLPNIVANERIIPELLQDEVTAEHIACEAITLLEENEKSEMVHQNLLKMKKTLGEQGAVRRVAEEVLSMIDEK comes from the coding sequence ATGTGCAAAGTGATGATCTCTGTTGGTGAAGCATCTGGAGATTTACATGGTGCAAGTATTGCTGCAGAATTAAAAAAAATAAAACCGGATATAAAACTATTTGGTATGGGCGGTAAAGCTATGCGTGCAGCTGGAGTTGAAATTACGCATGATTTTGCAGATCTTAACGTGATGGGTTTTTTTGAAGTTATAAAAAATTTACCGCGCTTTTTCAAATTGCGTGATGAATTAGTTGAAGTCATGAAAAAAGAAAAACCAGATGTCTTGCTTATCATAGATTATCCAGATTTCAATATCAGACTAGCGAAATGTGCAAAAAAATTAGGCGTACCAATTTTGTCTTATATTCCACCCTCTGCATGGGCTTGGCGTAAAGGAAGAGCAAAATCGGTAGCTAAGATTGTTGATAAGATTGCATCAATTTTTCCTTTTGAAGCCGAAGTTTATAAAAAGGCTGGGGCAGAAGTTGTTTTTGTTGGACATCCTTTAGTTGATATTGTAAAGCCGAGTATGACGAAAGAAGAAGCGTATCAACATTTTTCAGCAGATCCTGCATGTCCGGTTGTTCTATTATTACCGGGAAGTCGTGCCCAAGAGATTACCTCTTTGCTGCCAGTTATGCTCGAAGGGGCAGAGAAAATACAAGAAGACCATCCTAATTGTCAATTTTTCTTGCCGGTTGCCTCAACAATTTCCCAGGAAATGCTGCAAAATATGATGAAAGATTACAAAGTAAATGTAAGCTTTGTTCATGAGAACATTTACGATTTAATGAATATTGCCAATGTAGGAATTGCTGCCTCTGGCACAGTCACCTTAGAAGCGGCTATTTTGAATTTACCGGTGGTGGTAGTTTACAAAATGCCGTCAATTACGTATTTTATCGGGAAATTACTTGTTAAAATTCCGAATATTAGTTTGCCGAATATTGTGGCGAATGAACGAATCATTCCTGAGCTATTGCAAGATGAAGTTACAGCGGAGCATATTGCATGCGAAGCGATAACATTATTAGAAGAAAATGAAAAATCAGAGATGGTGCATCAAAACTTACTGAAAATGAAAAAGACACTTGGTGAGCAGGGCGCTGTAAGACGCGTTGCTGAAGAAGTTTTATCAATGATAGATGAAAAGTGA
- the fabZ gene encoding 3-hydroxyacyl-ACP dehydratase FabZ, whose protein sequence is MVLSVVDIQKILPHRSPFLLVDRIIELDPMKRAVGIKNVTMTETHFQGHFPGNPIMPGVLILEAMAQVGGVAMLYPEENRGKITFFAGMENVRFRKPVVPGDQLRMVAELVKIRGSIGKLHCEAYVEDQLIAQGDFTFALKNNENK, encoded by the coding sequence ATGGTTTTATCAGTAGTAGATATACAGAAAATATTACCACATCGTTCCCCATTTTTATTAGTCGATAGAATTATTGAATTAGATCCTATGAAACGCGCTGTCGGTATAAAAAATGTGACAATGACAGAAACACATTTTCAAGGACACTTCCCTGGCAATCCAATTATGCCGGGTGTATTAATTTTAGAGGCAATGGCACAAGTGGGTGGTGTTGCAATGCTTTATCCTGAAGAAAATCGCGGGAAAATTACATTTTTTGCAGGTATGGAAAATGTACGGTTCAGAAAGCCTGTTGTACCTGGTGATCAGTTGCGTATGGTTGCTGAATTGGTCAAAATACGTGGTTCTATTGGTAAATTACATTGTGAGGCATATGTTGAAGATCAATTGATTGCCCAAGGCGATTTTACTTTTGCATTAAAAAACAATGAAAATAAATAG
- a CDS encoding amino acid ABC transporter ATP-binding protein, whose translation MFAISNLSKQFGTVKAVDRISLTAKQGETIVLMGPSGCGKSTTIRMINRLIEPDEGNIYFDDIDITKLKLPELLIMRKRIGFVFQHFNLIARLSALENVMLGLVMGGMAKELALDKAKIALSKVGLEREIYNKPAALSGGQQQRVAIARALALEPELILWDEPTASLDPMLVREVLVIMEELAKYRASTMLVVTHELSFALNVADKIVLMDQGRIVETGSTQEIFINPTSAVGKNYKELIVYQMDASKHIL comes from the coding sequence ATGTTTGCCATTTCTAATTTGTCCAAGCAATTTGGTACAGTAAAGGCGGTAGATCGGATTAGTTTAACAGCAAAACAAGGTGAAACCATCGTTTTAATGGGACCGTCTGGCTGTGGAAAGTCAACAACAATTCGAATGATTAACCGTTTAATTGAACCTGATGAAGGCAATATTTATTTTGATGATATTGATATTACGAAATTAAAACTACCTGAACTCCTTATTATGCGTAAGAGAATTGGCTTTGTATTTCAGCATTTCAATTTAATTGCGCGTTTGTCGGCTCTTGAAAATGTTATGCTAGGGCTTGTCATGGGCGGTATGGCGAAAGAGCTTGCACTGGATAAGGCCAAGATTGCTCTCAGCAAAGTTGGCTTAGAAAGAGAGATTTATAACAAGCCTGCAGCTCTGTCGGGTGGACAGCAGCAAAGAGTTGCGATTGCCAGAGCACTCGCTTTAGAACCGGAACTCATTTTGTGGGACGAACCAACAGCATCTTTAGATCCTATGTTGGTTAGGGAAGTTCTTGTCATAATGGAAGAACTCGCAAAATATCGTGCCAGCACAATGTTAGTTGTTACACACGAGTTATCATTTGCACTCAATGTAGCAGATAAGATTGTTTTAATGGATCAGGGGCGGATTGTTGAAACTGGATCGACACAAGAGATTTTTATCAACCCAACCTCTGCTGTTGGGAAAAATTACAAAGAACTTATTGTCTATCAGATGGATGCGAGTAAACATATTCTTTAG
- the lpxK gene encoding tetraacyldisaccharide 4'-kinase codes for MQIIYNIVAVLLVMIAMPVFAVRAMREKGFVERLRQSFGFLHKDALKPVANKGCIWIHAASVGEIVAASPLIKEFRLEFPDKPILVSVVTNNGYEMANRIVKDADSIIYFPLDLPWLSSNVVKKIMPSVFLPVETELWPNFLKAARKYHIPVMMVNGRISDKSVNRYHYLRGVLKDMIGTVKKFCMQSAIDAQYIIKLGADPELVTITGNTKFDQTYTDVAPEEKQQIIDAMGLTGSEAILLAGSTHKGEENLILEAFRQLKKEFPTAKLVIAPRDILRVHEIAETAKVFGLKAKTRTALNKNLETGHDVVLLDTIGELGKVYSIGDVIYVGGSLVSHGGHNILEPAAHGKAILVGPNMFNFKDTYALFSKRNACITVNDAVELGTNILRLFRDPKARKQMEEETLAIVKENRGASRKSAILLREMLDAYEQQRGKAGKSSIRQIENFQTYLYKLVHGEVNGLLSNVVLGILHMFSFIYCQLISLTISLYRQGIFKQYKLDCHVISLGNITVGGTGKTPTAQKLALVIRDMGYRVVILNRGYRAKWKGKVGVVSDGKKIYMSAAEAGDEAFLLAKNLPKVPVLIGADRAKTGKYAVEKLNAQVVILDDGYQHWKLIRDLDILLIDAINVFGNNYMLPRGTLREPLSHLNRADVCLLTKVDQAEAGACERIKETVARYNDHAVLVESIHRPQCFIEIADWYKDIPSKIIDVDTLKDKQVIAVSAIGNPASFEQTISNIGAVLIDSIRFPDHHGYTMAEMQAVLDKAHEQGAEAIIITDKDAVKIPAEAIYSNRQLPIYILSIEITFQEGAAPFIEFIRKSLKDKIQK; via the coding sequence ATGCAGATTATATATAACATAGTGGCGGTTTTATTGGTTATGATTGCAATGCCGGTATTTGCTGTTCGTGCTATGCGCGAAAAGGGATTTGTGGAGCGGCTAAGACAAAGTTTTGGTTTTTTGCATAAAGATGCGCTAAAACCAGTAGCCAATAAAGGTTGTATTTGGATACATGCGGCTTCGGTTGGTGAAATTGTTGCAGCAAGTCCCTTGATTAAAGAATTCCGGTTGGAATTTCCGGATAAACCTATATTGGTATCCGTGGTTACGAATAATGGATATGAAATGGCGAATCGTATTGTAAAGGATGCGGATAGTATCATTTATTTTCCATTGGATTTGCCTTGGCTTAGCAGCAATGTAGTAAAAAAGATTATGCCAAGTGTATTTTTACCGGTTGAAACAGAACTGTGGCCAAACTTTTTGAAGGCGGCGCGAAAATATCACATTCCTGTTATGATGGTCAATGGCAGAATCAGTGATAAAAGTGTAAATCGTTATCACTATTTGCGTGGCGTGCTGAAAGATATGATCGGTACAGTAAAAAAATTCTGCATGCAATCTGCGATTGATGCGCAATATATTATAAAATTGGGAGCAGATCCAGAACTCGTTACAATTACGGGAAATACAAAATTTGATCAAACCTATACGGATGTGGCACCAGAGGAAAAACAACAAATTATTGATGCTATGGGATTGACTGGTTCAGAGGCAATTTTGCTTGCCGGAAGCACACATAAGGGTGAAGAGAATCTAATCTTAGAAGCATTTCGGCAGTTGAAGAAAGAATTCCCTACGGCAAAACTAGTGATTGCACCGCGAGATATTTTAAGAGTTCATGAAATTGCAGAGACTGCTAAAGTTTTTGGACTTAAGGCAAAAACGCGGACTGCATTAAATAAAAATCTTGAAACGGGACATGATGTTGTCCTGCTGGATACGATTGGTGAATTAGGCAAGGTTTACAGCATCGGTGATGTGATTTACGTTGGCGGCAGCTTGGTGTCACATGGTGGACATAATATTCTAGAACCGGCGGCACATGGGAAAGCCATTCTTGTTGGACCGAATATGTTTAATTTCAAGGATACATATGCGTTGTTTTCCAAGCGTAATGCTTGTATTACAGTCAATGATGCAGTAGAACTTGGAACGAATATTCTAAGACTTTTTAGAGATCCGAAGGCAAGAAAACAGATGGAAGAAGAAACCTTGGCAATCGTAAAAGAGAATCGTGGGGCTTCGCGAAAGAGTGCGATACTTTTGCGTGAAATGCTAGATGCCTACGAGCAACAGCGGGGCAAGGCAGGCAAGAGTTCTATTCGTCAAATTGAAAATTTTCAAACCTATTTATATAAATTGGTACATGGTGAAGTGAATGGCCTTTTATCAAATGTTGTTTTGGGAATTTTGCATATGTTTTCATTCATTTATTGTCAATTAATTAGCTTAACAATATCTCTATATCGACAAGGGATTTTTAAACAATATAAACTGGATTGCCATGTCATTAGTCTAGGCAATATTACGGTAGGCGGTACAGGAAAGACCCCAACGGCGCAAAAACTTGCCTTGGTCATACGTGATATGGGCTATCGTGTGGTGATTTTAAATCGTGGTTACCGGGCAAAGTGGAAGGGCAAAGTCGGCGTTGTTTCGGATGGGAAAAAGATTTATATGTCAGCGGCTGAAGCCGGCGATGAAGCATTTCTGCTTGCGAAAAATTTGCCCAAAGTACCAGTTTTGATCGGAGCGGATCGGGCGAAAACCGGAAAGTATGCAGTTGAAAAACTCAATGCACAAGTGGTGATTTTGGATGATGGATACCAACATTGGAAATTAATCAGAGATTTAGATATTTTACTGATCGATGCGATCAATGTCTTTGGCAACAATTACATGTTGCCGCGTGGGACCTTAAGAGAACCGCTTTCACATTTGAATCGTGCCGATGTGTGTCTATTAACAAAGGTTGATCAAGCAGAAGCAGGTGCCTGTGAAAGAATTAAAGAAACGGTTGCACGCTATAATGACCATGCGGTTCTTGTAGAAAGTATCCATAGGCCTCAGTGTTTTATTGAAATCGCTGATTGGTATAAAGATATTCCAAGTAAAATTATCGATGTGGATACTTTGAAAGACAAGCAAGTCATTGCTGTATCGGCAATTGGTAATCCGGCTTCATTTGAACAAACCATTAGTAATATTGGCGCTGTCTTGATTGATAGTATACGGTTCCCGGATCATCATGGCTATACGATGGCAGAAATGCAGGCAGTGCTGGACAAAGCCCATGAACAAGGTGCAGAGGCAATTATTATTACTGACAAAGATGCGGTGAAGATCCCGGCAGAAGCGATTTATTCCAATCGGCAATTGCCTATTTATATTTTGAGTATTGAAATTACGTTTCAAGAAGGCGCGGCACCATTTATCGAGTTTATTCGTAAAAGTTTAAAAGATAAAATACAAAAATAA
- the lpxA gene encoding acyl-ACP--UDP-N-acetylglucosamine O-acyltransferase: MKPEKVVALRTVHETAVVHPGARLGKDVEIGPYAVIGENVLIDDGTKIGAHAVIDGWTSIGKNCVIFPGASIGAEPQDLKFAGEKSYVFIGDHTKIRECATVNRATGEGEETRIGANCLMMAYTHVAHNCVVGNNVIMSNAATLAGHVIVEDRAVIGGLTGIHQFVKVGRNAMIGGASKVVQDVVPYTIVDGHPAKVSGLNSVGISRAGIAIDSRRNIKKAYKLLYRSGLSLTQAIAMIEQDVDSCDEVEHLLRFLRNAERGICRGRKESNE, encoded by the coding sequence ATGAAACCAGAAAAAGTAGTTGCTTTGCGTACAGTGCATGAAACAGCAGTCGTACACCCTGGTGCACGACTGGGCAAAGATGTAGAAATCGGCCCTTATGCTGTGATTGGCGAAAATGTACTCATTGATGATGGTACAAAGATCGGCGCACATGCAGTCATAGATGGTTGGACTAGTATAGGTAAAAATTGCGTGATATTTCCTGGTGCTTCGATTGGTGCTGAACCACAGGATTTAAAATTTGCTGGTGAGAAATCGTATGTATTTATCGGTGATCATACAAAAATTCGTGAATGTGCGACTGTAAACAGGGCAACTGGTGAAGGTGAAGAAACACGTATTGGCGCAAATTGTCTGATGATGGCATATACGCATGTCGCGCATAATTGTGTTGTCGGAAATAATGTCATTATGTCAAATGCAGCAACTTTAGCCGGGCATGTTATTGTGGAAGATCGAGCTGTAATTGGTGGATTAACAGGAATTCATCAGTTTGTAAAGGTTGGTCGTAATGCAATGATTGGTGGGGCATCAAAAGTCGTACAGGATGTTGTTCCTTATACGATTGTGGATGGACACCCTGCGAAAGTTTCCGGATTGAATAGTGTGGGAATTTCACGGGCCGGAATTGCGATTGATTCGCGGCGTAATATTAAAAAGGCTTACAAATTACTTTATCGTTCAGGTCTTAGCTTGACGCAAGCGATTGCAATGATTGAGCAAGACGTAGATTCTTGCGATGAAGTTGAGCATTTACTTCGTTTTTTACGTAATGCGGAGCGTGGTATTTGCCGTGGACGTAAAGAGAGTAATGAATAG
- the msbA gene encoding lipid A export permease/ATP-binding protein MsbA, with protein MSTYKRLLFYMKPYMPRFTVAILCIIFAAAGNLYVPWIMKDVIDEVLAQKNMTMLNTIAVGIVIVFFFRGIFFYGQTYLMSYIAQRVIIDIREDLYKHLQTLSLAYYEKRKTGTIMSYITNDVAALQAALVSSMVEIVQEGAILIGSLATMFFLHWKLSLLTMITVPIIAQAMKIFGRKLKKTSGIMQERIADITSVLQEAISSVRVVKTFVREEYEIGRFREQNISNFRAQMKNTQVMATLSPVVEFLAAIGVTAIIWYGGFEVVNGNLTSGALIAFLVYAVNLSNPVKRLSRLFGEIQKALAAAERVFEVLDTQTEVKEKEHAIELPMIDGKVSFQQVTFEYKPNELALDHVNLEVESGQMVAIVGPSGAGKSTIANLIPRFYDLKSGSIYIDDIDITDVKLNSLREQIGIVPQETILFNGSIYDNILYGNLNATKSEVINATIAANAHDFIMAMPDGYDTQIGERGTSLSGGQRQRIAIARAILKDPRILILDEATSALDTESEKIVQAALDKLMIGRTSFVIAHRLSTILNADCIIVMEKGKIVEQGTHQELLKLNGLYSSLYKIQFNK; from the coding sequence TTGAGTACTTATAAACGTTTACTGTTTTATATGAAACCTTATATGCCTCGATTTACAGTAGCTATTCTATGTATTATATTTGCGGCCGCTGGGAATCTTTATGTTCCATGGATCATGAAGGATGTAATTGATGAAGTATTAGCACAAAAAAATATGACGATGCTGAATACAATTGCAGTTGGCATTGTTATCGTGTTCTTTTTTCGAGGTATTTTCTTTTACGGGCAAACCTATTTGATGTCGTATATAGCACAGCGTGTCATTATTGATATTAGAGAAGATTTATATAAACATCTGCAGACGTTATCCTTGGCTTATTATGAAAAACGTAAAACCGGTACGATTATGAGTTATATTACCAATGACGTTGCAGCATTACAAGCAGCGCTTGTCAGCAGTATGGTAGAAATCGTGCAAGAAGGTGCGATTTTAATAGGATCACTTGCTACGATGTTTTTTCTACATTGGAAGTTGTCTTTACTTACGATGATCACCGTGCCGATTATTGCACAAGCGATGAAAATCTTTGGCAGAAAATTAAAGAAAACCAGCGGAATTATGCAGGAACGAATTGCTGATATTACATCTGTATTGCAGGAAGCGATTTCATCTGTTAGGGTAGTAAAAACTTTTGTTCGTGAAGAATATGAAATTGGACGTTTTAGAGAACAAAATATTTCTAATTTTCGTGCGCAGATGAAAAATACCCAAGTGATGGCAACGCTAAGTCCTGTTGTGGAGTTTTTAGCGGCAATTGGAGTTACTGCTATTATCTGGTATGGTGGTTTTGAAGTTGTAAATGGAAATTTAACATCCGGGGCATTAATTGCATTTTTGGTCTATGCTGTTAATTTATCGAATCCGGTAAAAAGATTAAGTCGTTTGTTTGGTGAGATACAGAAAGCGCTGGCAGCAGCAGAGCGTGTATTTGAGGTTCTTGATACACAGACAGAAGTGAAAGAAAAGGAACATGCCATCGAATTACCAATGATCGATGGCAAGGTGAGCTTCCAGCAGGTTACATTTGAATATAAACCAAATGAATTGGCATTGGACCATGTAAATTTAGAGGTTGAGTCGGGGCAAATGGTTGCCATTGTTGGTCCAAGTGGTGCTGGAAAAAGCACAATCGCCAATTTAATTCCACGTTTTTATGATTTAAAATCAGGAAGCATTTATATTGATGATATTGATATTACTGATGTAAAATTAAACTCATTACGTGAGCAAATTGGAATTGTGCCGCAGGAAACGATATTATTTAATGGATCCATTTACGATAATATTTTATATGGAAATTTAAATGCTACAAAATCTGAAGTGATCAATGCGACAATTGCGGCAAATGCGCATGATTTTATTATGGCGATGCCGGATGGGTATGATACGCAGATCGGGGAACGTGGAACCAGTCTTTCTGGTGGACAGAGACAACGTATTGCAATCGCGCGAGCAATATTAAAAGACCCACGTATTTTAATATTAGATGAAGCGACTTCTGCACTGGATACAGAAAGTGAAAAAATTGTACAAGCGGCATTAGATAAGCTGATGATAGGTCGTACTTCTTTTGTCATTGCGCATCGTTTATCCACCATATTAAATGCAGATTGTATTATTGTTATGGAAAAAGGGAAAATTGTTGAACAAGGGACACATCAGGAATTGCTTAAATTGAATGGTTTATACAGCAGTTTATATAAAATACAGTTTAACAAATAA
- the lpxC gene encoding UDP-3-O-acyl-N-acetylglucosamine deacetylase — protein MQYQTTIAKEVTYTGIGLHSGCQVTMKLKPAPVNTGIVFIRIDIEGSPMVAAISDNVTATIRATTIESGKAKVFTIEHLMSAFHALGLDNCYVEIDAVEPPVTDGSALVFFELIQSAGIVKQAEESREVIIDRTYIVRKDDKFAMILPYDGFRVSFTSVNPSKLIGVEYADYEITAKTFYKEIAPARTIAYQKEIEDLQKMGLGLGGTLENVIVYDDEKWLTKLRFEDELVRHKVLDIIGDLRLVGRIRGHIVAVKSSHAINTELAKQISTAICK, from the coding sequence ATGCAGTACCAAACGACAATTGCAAAGGAAGTAACCTATACTGGTATTGGTTTGCATTCGGGTTGTCAAGTTACGATGAAATTAAAGCCGGCCCCGGTAAATACGGGCATCGTGTTTATTCGTATTGATATAGAAGGTTCACCAATGGTTGCTGCTATTTCTGATAATGTAACAGCTACGATTAGAGCAACAACGATTGAATCAGGCAAGGCAAAGGTCTTTACAATTGAACATTTAATGTCCGCTTTCCATGCATTAGGACTAGATAATTGCTATGTTGAAATTGATGCAGTAGAGCCGCCAGTAACAGACGGCAGTGCATTGGTTTTTTTTGAGTTGATCCAAAGTGCAGGCATTGTAAAGCAAGCAGAGGAAAGTAGAGAAGTTATCATTGATCGGACCTACATTGTCAGAAAAGACGATAAATTTGCAATGATTTTACCGTATGATGGATTTAGAGTGAGTTTTACTTCGGTCAATCCAAGTAAACTGATTGGTGTTGAATATGCAGATTATGAAATTACAGCAAAGACTTTTTATAAAGAAATTGCACCGGCTAGAACCATTGCCTATCAAAAAGAAATAGAAGATTTGCAAAAAATGGGACTTGGTTTAGGTGGAACATTAGAAAATGTAATTGTATATGATGACGAGAAATGGCTAACGAAACTTAGATTCGAAGATGAATTGGTACGTCACAAAGTATTAGATATCATTGGGGATCTTCGCTTGGTTGGGCGAATACGCGGACATATTGTTGCTGTAAAATCTAGTCATGCGATCAATACGGAGCTTGCAAAACAAATATCAACTGCAATTTGTAAGTAA